A single Mercenaria mercenaria strain notata chromosome 9, MADL_Memer_1, whole genome shotgun sequence DNA region contains:
- the LOC123547811 gene encoding uncharacterized protein LOC123547811 isoform X1, with protein MASKDVKYHLKNDTSGPYQIIKAGKFWLLRIRGKTKRISFLENAKDVSITENILVADDEIFEIDEDEDGQISFERVEELSYKSKDSKPHLKMKVKDGQDNSIFNENFGECRKIGATRVGEFALPLYDETSENLSINKLTIHDNRKNRKEKHLADSEFIREKSDRSGKDPIEKKKVQLKTDAKRTSSLDYCSDRDDNLDKGHEEYISLENRSTEVDSTKKVETKHSALTKLQGAAVNSGKTVTKIKEKIQIDRMAWEVISTRHFSELEQLKTNFDEFRYDYETIIVTATGTSDVLESRLKELRKLIERFNNKEYGELCWVNVRVSQDVFALCNEIESLVGYECCMYEPRTQKVITYCNTYEDILRAKHLLGLKTGMIKPIANSRRRKRIE; from the exons ATGGCTTCTAAAGACGTTAAATACCATCTAAAAAATGACACAAGTGGACCCTACCAGATTATAAAGGCTGGAAAATTTTGGCTTCTAAGGATTAGGGGGAAAACGAAACGAATTTCTTTTCTTGAAAACGCAAAGGACGTCTCCATTACCGAAAACATATTAGTGGCGGATGATGAAATCTTCGAAATAGACGAAGATGAAGACGGACAGATTTCGTTTGAAAGAGTGGAGGAGTTATCATACAAATCAAAAGACTCTAAACCGCATTTAAAAATGAAGGTAAAAGATGGGCAAGATAattcaatttttaatgaaaactttgGAGAATGTCGAAAAATTGGCGCTACTAGAGTCGGTGAATTTGCCTTGCCATTATATGACGAAACGAGCGAGAATTTAAGTATAAACAAATTAACAATACATGACAATCgcaaaaacagaaaagaaaaacatcTGGCTGATTCTGAATTTATCAGGGAGAAAAGTGACAGAAGTGGAAAAGAtcctatagaaaaaaaaaaggtacaGCTCAAAACAGATGCCAAAAGAACTTCCTCCTTGGATTATTGTTCCGACCGAGATGATAACTTGGATAAGGGCCACGAGGAGTATATTTCTCTTGAAAACAGAAGTACTGAAGTAGATAGTACAAAGAAGGTTGAAACAAAACATTCCGCTCTTACAAAGTTGCAAG GAGCAGCTGTAAACAGTGGGAAAACAGTGACCAAGATAAAAGAGAAAATACAAATTGACCGAATGGCTTGGGAAGTGATATCCACCCGCCACTTTTCAGAACTAGAGCAGCTGAAAACGAATTTTGACGAATTTAGATATGACTACGAGACAATAATTGTAACCGCAACTGGAACTTCAGATGTCTTGGAAAGTCGGTTAAAAGAACTTAGAAAACTTATTGAAAGGTTTAACAACAAAGAATACGGAGAATTGTGCTGGGTAAATGTCCGTGTATCTCAGGACGTTTTCGCTTTGTGCAATGAAATTGAAAGTTTAGTTGGATATGAGTGCTGCATGTATGAGCCAAGAACGCAAAAAGTGATTACGTACTGTAATACGTACGAAGATATACTGAGAGCAAAGCATTTGCTAGGACTTAAAACTGGCATGATAAAACCTATTGCAAACAGCAGGCGAAGGAAAAGAATAGAATAA
- the LOC123547811 gene encoding uncharacterized protein LOC123547811 isoform X2 yields MASKDVKYHLKNDTSGPYQIIKAGKFWLLRIRGKTKRISFLENAKDVSITENILVADDEIFEIDEDEDGQISFERVEELSYKSKDSKPHLKMKVKDGQDNSIFNENFGECRKIGATRVGEFALPLYDETSENLSINKLTIHDNRKNRKEKHLADSEFIREKSDRSGKDPIEKKKVQLKTDAKRTSSLDYCSDRDDNLDKGHEEYISLENRSTEVDSTKKVETKHSALTKLQAVNSGKTVTKIKEKIQIDRMAWEVISTRHFSELEQLKTNFDEFRYDYETIIVTATGTSDVLESRLKELRKLIERFNNKEYGELCWVNVRVSQDVFALCNEIESLVGYECCMYEPRTQKVITYCNTYEDILRAKHLLGLKTGMIKPIANSRRRKRIE; encoded by the exons ATGGCTTCTAAAGACGTTAAATACCATCTAAAAAATGACACAAGTGGACCCTACCAGATTATAAAGGCTGGAAAATTTTGGCTTCTAAGGATTAGGGGGAAAACGAAACGAATTTCTTTTCTTGAAAACGCAAAGGACGTCTCCATTACCGAAAACATATTAGTGGCGGATGATGAAATCTTCGAAATAGACGAAGATGAAGACGGACAGATTTCGTTTGAAAGAGTGGAGGAGTTATCATACAAATCAAAAGACTCTAAACCGCATTTAAAAATGAAGGTAAAAGATGGGCAAGATAattcaatttttaatgaaaactttgGAGAATGTCGAAAAATTGGCGCTACTAGAGTCGGTGAATTTGCCTTGCCATTATATGACGAAACGAGCGAGAATTTAAGTATAAACAAATTAACAATACATGACAATCgcaaaaacagaaaagaaaaacatcTGGCTGATTCTGAATTTATCAGGGAGAAAAGTGACAGAAGTGGAAAAGAtcctatagaaaaaaaaaaggtacaGCTCAAAACAGATGCCAAAAGAACTTCCTCCTTGGATTATTGTTCCGACCGAGATGATAACTTGGATAAGGGCCACGAGGAGTATATTTCTCTTGAAAACAGAAGTACTGAAGTAGATAGTACAAAGAAGGTTGAAACAAAACATTCCGCTCTTACAAAGTTGCAAG CTGTAAACAGTGGGAAAACAGTGACCAAGATAAAAGAGAAAATACAAATTGACCGAATGGCTTGGGAAGTGATATCCACCCGCCACTTTTCAGAACTAGAGCAGCTGAAAACGAATTTTGACGAATTTAGATATGACTACGAGACAATAATTGTAACCGCAACTGGAACTTCAGATGTCTTGGAAAGTCGGTTAAAAGAACTTAGAAAACTTATTGAAAGGTTTAACAACAAAGAATACGGAGAATTGTGCTGGGTAAATGTCCGTGTATCTCAGGACGTTTTCGCTTTGTGCAATGAAATTGAAAGTTTAGTTGGATATGAGTGCTGCATGTATGAGCCAAGAACGCAAAAAGTGATTACGTACTGTAATACGTACGAAGATATACTGAGAGCAAAGCATTTGCTAGGACTTAAAACTGGCATGATAAAACCTATTGCAAACAGCAGGCGAAGGAAAAGAATAGAATAA